In one window of Nakamurella alba DNA:
- a CDS encoding TetR/AcrR family transcriptional regulator, which produces MTDKRSDIVAASVELVQQDGLAGLTQPRVARRIGLRQSHITYYFPTRDDLVAAVAASAVERRIGALARMLSAPTVEEKIGVLVSVLLDPGQTRVLLALTQIADTTPELRSHFGALAAGIGPIAADLLSAAGAEVSAEAIALLQTTSTGLAVVALANGAGDERTTILLLHRLVHSFPSRQTDKDPT; this is translated from the coding sequence ATGACGGACAAGCGCTCCGACATCGTCGCAGCGTCCGTCGAACTGGTGCAGCAGGACGGCCTTGCCGGGTTGACCCAGCCCCGGGTGGCCCGGCGGATCGGGCTGCGGCAGAGCCACATCACGTACTACTTCCCGACGCGGGACGACCTGGTGGCGGCCGTGGCTGCGTCGGCCGTGGAGCGACGGATCGGGGCTCTCGCCCGGATGCTCTCGGCGCCGACGGTCGAGGAGAAGATCGGCGTGCTGGTCTCTGTGCTGCTCGATCCCGGGCAGACCCGGGTACTGCTCGCGCTCACCCAGATCGCGGACACCACGCCCGAGCTGCGGTCGCACTTCGGGGCCCTCGCCGCCGGTATCGGACCGATCGCCGCCGATCTGCTGTCGGCCGCAGGTGCCGAGGTCTCGGCCGAGGCGATCGCGCTCCTGCAGACCACCTCGACCGGGTTGGCCGTCGTCGCCCTGGCCAACGGCGCAGGCGACGAACGCACCACCATCCTGCTTCTCCACCGACTCGTGCACTCCTTCCCTTCCCGACAGACGGACAAGGACCCGACGTGA
- the budA gene encoding acetolactate decarboxylase encodes MTSTELQVDHRDDYSVYQTSTFAALLAGIYDGDVTVEQLLRHGDFGLGTFNHLDGEMVVLDGVCHHLRSDGTVTPADGAAHTPFAAVTRFHDRIAFDVTGPMTLDALEARIDAASGGENASVAVRVDGTFTAVRTRTVSEQHQPYVPFVEVTAHQTESSLTATTGTVVGFRTPKFEAGISVVGYHLHYVDDARARGGHVLDLVLSEGRVSISPITQLHLILPESADFLSADLHLDRLEQEQRQTEG; translated from the coding sequence ATGACATCAACAGAGCTGCAGGTCGACCACCGCGACGACTATTCGGTGTACCAGACCTCGACCTTCGCAGCGCTTCTCGCCGGGATCTACGACGGAGACGTCACCGTCGAGCAGTTGCTGCGGCACGGCGACTTCGGGCTGGGCACCTTCAACCATCTCGACGGCGAGATGGTGGTCCTCGACGGCGTCTGCCATCACCTGCGCAGCGACGGCACGGTCACCCCGGCCGACGGCGCCGCGCACACGCCGTTCGCCGCCGTCACCCGCTTCCACGATCGGATTGCCTTCGACGTCACCGGGCCGATGACCCTCGACGCCCTGGAGGCGCGGATCGATGCCGCCTCCGGCGGCGAGAACGCTTCTGTCGCGGTCCGTGTCGACGGCACCTTCACCGCGGTCCGCACCCGGACCGTCAGCGAGCAGCACCAGCCGTACGTGCCGTTCGTCGAGGTCACCGCGCACCAGACGGAGTCGTCGTTGACGGCGACCACCGGCACCGTCGTCGGCTTCCGGACCCCGAAGTTCGAGGCCGGCATCTCGGTGGTCGGTTACCACCTGCACTACGTCGACGACGCCCGGGCCCGCGGTGGCCACGTCCTCGACCTGGTGCTCTCGGAGGGTCGGGTGTCGATCTCCCCCATCACCCAACTGCACCTGATCCTGCCGGAGTCCGCCGACTTCCTCTCCGCCGACCTGCATCTGGACCGGCTGGAGCAGGAACAGCGACAGACCGAAGGCTGA